A single window of Paenibacillus sp. FSL H8-0537 DNA harbors:
- a CDS encoding oxidoreductase: protein MKTINDLQTRPSSRFDEYDPDQDGNKNTKFADFIIDGRSIYQMLKKHDRVPALGWGSEENQRQLIDYFLLKKQHEYMYSRYPILVCPWCGDEECGFISVRIEREDDIVIWRDFRKEPDNQRIQLVPYYFKWDNYENVINDTFGTAGIQ, encoded by the coding sequence ATGAAAACAATAAATGACCTGCAAACGAGACCATCAAGTCGCTTTGATGAATATGATCCTGATCAGGATGGAAATAAAAACACGAAATTCGCTGATTTCATTATTGATGGCAGATCGATTTATCAAATGCTCAAAAAGCATGATAGGGTTCCAGCTCTAGGGTGGGGTAGCGAAGAGAATCAAAGACAATTGATTGATTATTTTCTATTGAAAAAACAACATGAATATATGTATTCTAGATACCCCATACTAGTCTGCCCTTGGTGCGGGGATGAAGAATGTGGCTTTATCTCCGTTAGAATCGAAAGGGAAGATGATATTGTTATATGGAGAGACTTCAGGAAAGAGCCGGACAATCAACGTATTCAACTAGTGCCTTATTACTTCAAGTGGGATAACTATGAGAACGTCATTAATGATACTTTTGGGACTGCAGGAATTCAATAA
- a CDS encoding SRPBCC family protein — MITVKTHIEISAPIQVCFDLARDIDVHTKTVWKHTKEKAIMGAASGPIGLGQTVTFEATHFLIRQRLSSKMTEYQEPFLFVDDMQKGAFKSLRHVHEFKQLGDTTIMTDTLHFEAPFGLLGKAVERLILKKYMKKFLEQRNQQLKIWIEER, encoded by the coding sequence TTGATTACGGTTAAGACTCATATTGAGATCTCTGCACCTATTCAGGTTTGTTTTGACTTAGCAAGAGATATAGACGTACACACAAAAACAGTCTGGAAACACACAAAAGAAAAAGCCATCATGGGAGCTGCCTCAGGACCGATCGGATTAGGTCAAACCGTAACTTTTGAAGCCACTCATTTTTTAATAAGGCAAAGGCTGAGCTCGAAAATGACGGAATATCAGGAGCCTTTTTTATTTGTCGATGACATGCAAAAGGGAGCGTTTAAAAGCTTAAGGCATGTGCACGAATTCAAACAACTAGGGGATACGACTATAATGACGGATACGCTGCATTTTGAAGCCCCATTTGGATTGCTTGGAAAAGCAGTTGAAAGACTTATACTTAAGAAATATATGAAAAAGTTTTTAGAGCAACGAAATCAACAATTAAAAATATGGATCGAAGAACGTTAG
- a CDS encoding VOC family protein codes for MSTKGFTHCLQIFPSSDMNKTAAFYELLGFRAVHYLDSEEPHICLYRDQIEIVLTKSTKEVIAPNREIHGYGYDAYFITNNQEEMENEFRKLGVTIVRPLSTTDYSNKEFVFEDIDRRWIAVGNKQ; via the coding sequence ATGTCGACTAAGGGCTTTACGCACTGTCTTCAAATTTTTCCAAGCTCTGATATGAACAAGACAGCAGCCTTTTATGAATTGCTTGGATTTAGAGCCGTTCATTATCTTGATTCAGAGGAACCACATATTTGTTTATATAGGGATCAAATAGAGATCGTTTTAACAAAATCGACTAAAGAAGTTATCGCACCTAATCGAGAAATTCATGGTTATGGATATGATGCTTATTTTATAACAAATAACCAGGAGGAAATGGAGAATGAGTTTAGGAAATTAGGAGTTACGATCGTGCGACCTTTGTCAACGACGGACTATAGCAACAAGGAATTTGTATTTGAAGATATAGATAGAAGATGGATTGCTGTTGGGAATAAACAGTAA
- a CDS encoding DinB family protein, translated as MNLDNIYLITDIPGYSPQISRLISMMNYARFTTLEAVKDLSKDQLDFLLDSESNSIGALLLHFAAVEYAYQVDTFENRELTEEEIRVWGPALDLGKEGQEKIKGNDLIFYLTQMEQVRNRTLDFLKSVDDDWLYVEEQFWYNKQANRYFMWFHVFEDEINHRGQIRMIRKRLNV; from the coding sequence ATGAACTTGGACAATATATACTTAATTACCGATATTCCTGGATATTCTCCTCAGATCAGTCGACTGATTTCCATGATGAATTATGCAAGATTTACTACACTAGAGGCAGTGAAAGATTTGTCGAAGGACCAGCTTGATTTTTTACTGGATTCTGAAAGCAATTCAATTGGTGCTTTATTATTGCACTTTGCAGCTGTTGAATATGCTTATCAGGTAGATACATTTGAAAATAGAGAGTTAACTGAAGAAGAAATTAGAGTTTGGGGTCCTGCACTTGATTTAGGTAAAGAAGGACAAGAAAAGATAAAAGGGAATGACTTAATATTTTATCTTACCCAAATGGAGCAAGTAAGAAATAGAACGCTGGATTTTTTGAAATCAGTTGATGATGACTGGCTATATGTCGAGGAGCAATTTTGGTACAACAAACAAGCTAACCGTTATTTTATGTGGTTTCATGTATTTGAAGATGAAATCAATCATAGGGGCCAAATCAGAATGATTAGAAAAAGATTGAATGTATAG
- a CDS encoding NUDIX domain-containing protein: MFYVNARAFIERKRNNGTEIIVQVRNKKNEEAIELPGGRLEPYESILDGLKREVLEETGLIVTEVEGSEKRIDTVGINSEFEVECLEPYCVYQTIKGPVDSIGMYFICRAEGQLLAEGDETLHIRWEAIDDIYQLMKNDPRQFSDVDRAGLKYYLKHKFGKP, encoded by the coding sequence ATGTTTTATGTTAATGCAAGAGCATTTATTGAGAGAAAACGTAATAATGGTACTGAAATTATTGTCCAAGTTCGTAATAAGAAAAATGAAGAAGCTATAGAACTGCCTGGCGGAAGATTGGAACCCTATGAATCTATATTAGATGGATTAAAACGAGAGGTACTTGAAGAAACAGGTTTGATCGTTACAGAAGTAGAAGGCAGTGAAAAGCGTATTGACACAGTTGGCATTAATTCTGAATTTGAAGTGGAATGCTTAGAGCCCTATTGTGTGTATCAGACCATTAAGGGACCTGTTGACTCAATAGGAATGTACTTTATTTGTAGAGCAGAGGGGCAATTATTAGCTGAAGGAGATGAAACCTTACATATTCGATGGGAAGCTATTGATGATATTTATCAACTAATGAAAAATGACCCGCGACAATTTTCAGATGTTGATCGAGCAGGACTGAAATACTATTTAAAACATAAGTTTGGAAAGCCATGA
- a CDS encoding YfiT family bacillithiol transferase, whose amino-acid sequence MDNIRFPIGQFKAIMNPTEEERVFLINQIPEITKKLRTILNDLEPAQINTPYRQDGWTVKQIVHHLADNDMNAYLRFKRALTEDGPMGNSYREDLWAQLSDYENIPIEDSILLIEILHRRFLILLNHLRTEDFRRTLKTQALGEVTLDIALQRFVWHNQHHIAQIQSSVQANNWPVWATEPVEIKTPDPAWLVKGTQEVKRLRETLYPFGVRDIEHIGSTSIPNLPAKPIIDMMAKIKSYNDLEEIIESLKANNWSYVPYELDGHEWRRFFVKVKNDRRECHLHLMLEDEEHWGQQIKFRNKLREQPNLAEQYAELKRKLAEENREDREAYTEAKTDFIKSILESE is encoded by the coding sequence ATGGACAATATTCGGTTTCCTATAGGTCAGTTTAAAGCGATAATGAATCCAACAGAGGAAGAACGCGTTTTCCTAATCAATCAAATACCAGAAATCACAAAGAAGTTAAGAACGATTTTGAATGATTTGGAGCCTGCTCAAATCAACACTCCGTACCGCCAAGATGGCTGGACAGTAAAACAAATCGTTCATCATCTTGCTGATAATGATATGAATGCTTACTTAAGATTTAAGAGGGCGCTAACGGAAGATGGACCGATGGGAAACTCTTATCGGGAAGATTTATGGGCACAATTAAGCGACTATGAAAATATACCTATTGAAGACTCTATACTACTAATTGAAATACTTCATAGACGATTTCTGATTTTGCTTAACCATTTAAGAACGGAAGATTTCAGGCGAACCTTGAAAACTCAAGCGCTAGGGGAAGTAACATTAGATATCGCACTTCAAAGATTTGTATGGCATAACCAGCATCACATAGCTCAAATCCAATCTTCTGTTCAAGCGAATAACTGGCCAGTTTGGGCCACAGAACCAGTTGAGATTAAAACCCCTGATCCCGCTTGGTTAGTAAAGGGGACACAAGAAGTTAAGCGATTAAGAGAAACTCTTTATCCTTTCGGAGTGAGAGATATAGAACATATTGGTAGTACTTCAATTCCCAATCTCCCAGCCAAACCAATTATTGATATGATGGCAAAAATCAAGTCCTATAATGATTTAGAAGAGATCATTGAAAGTTTAAAAGCTAATAATTGGAGTTATGTTCCATATGAACTGGATGGACATGAGTGGAGAAGATTTTTTGTCAAAGTTAAAAATGATAGAAGAGAATGTCATCTTCATTTGATGCTAGAGGACGAAGAGCATTGGGGACAACAAATTAAATTCAGAAATAAACTTCGTGAACAGCCTAATTTGGCTGAGCAATATGCCGAACTGAAAAGAAAGTTAGCAGAAGAAAACAGAGAAGACAGAGAAGCTTATACGGAGGCAAAAACCGACTTTATAAAAAGTATATTAGAATCGGAATAA
- a CDS encoding class I SAM-dependent methyltransferase, with protein MISYYGELCTKMYESDKSLADGKELDFYLSFADRKDISVLEPMCGNGRMLIPFMQRDIQIEGFDISEDMLKVCIEKGNINKLEPKVYYQKIEESSDWIQLEKRYINNEWIVISKKAQYHKEQSTLFTKLKYQVVTEDKIEKTEIMDFPLRLYDVKEFENILKTNGFRHIQLHEVKDGYGEGNHFHVFECSLTELNNE; from the coding sequence GTGATAAGTTACTATGGAGAGCTTTGCACGAAAATGTATGAAAGTGATAAATCATTAGCAGACGGCAAGGAGCTTGATTTTTATCTTTCTTTTGCTGACAGAAAAGATATTAGTGTACTTGAACCAATGTGTGGCAATGGAAGAATGTTGATACCCTTTATGCAACGTGATATACAAATAGAAGGATTCGATATTTCAGAAGATATGCTTAAGGTCTGTATAGAGAAAGGCAATATAAATAAGTTGGAACCCAAAGTGTATTATCAAAAGATTGAAGAGAGTTCAGATTGGATACAATTAGAAAAAAGATATATTAACAATGAATGGATTGTTATATCCAAAAAAGCTCAATATCATAAAGAGCAATCTACGCTCTTTACGAAGTTGAAATACCAGGTAGTTACAGAGGATAAAATCGAAAAGACAGAAATTATGGATTTTCCACTTCGCCTTTATGATGTTAAAGAGTTTGAAAATATACTTAAGACGAACGGTTTTCGTCATATTCAGTTGCATGAAGTGAAGGATGGATATGGTGAAGGAAACCATTTTCATGTGTTTGAGTGCTCCTTAACGGAACTCAACAACGAGTAA
- a CDS encoding sugar hydrolase, translating into MNNKIIHQAFVDTANALTPRLFRSKTYPQQQVEVLANEQAFQGWEVKPAGTMEEFSSKVLRQGDSVTLDFGDHQVGYVTLSIRNIDSNADAPLRLKLIFGEMPCEIGEDFADYSGWLSRSWLQEEIIHVDVLPGVVTLPRRYTFRYMKIVVLATSIRYHVSFPEIYCETVTSANVLQIAPLPAHVPEDLQQMDRIAIKTLQDCMQTVFEDGPKRDRRLWIGDLRLQALVNYETFQNNDLVKRCLYLFAGMRLEDGQVGACLYEKPQPFIDDIYLYDYSLFFVSTLYDYYSATQDRQTLLELWVVAVEQMEIALKRLNAKGIVQDDDTWYCFLDWHDDLNKQAGAQAALIYNLKRGLLLANELGDIDRSVFIQSAIESASAAAMDILWDTDRQFFVSGESRQVSWASQIWMALAEVLDEQANAELLERLIKENPEIGMSTPYLYHHFIEALVLCGKREEAFKQMRNYWGGMIADGADTFWELYNPADKRLSPYGSNLVNSYCHAWSCTPSYFIRKYFVNGEGM; encoded by the coding sequence ATGAATAATAAGATCATTCATCAAGCTTTTGTCGATACAGCGAATGCGCTAACTCCGAGGTTGTTCAGGAGCAAAACGTATCCGCAGCAGCAGGTAGAGGTTCTTGCCAATGAACAGGCTTTTCAGGGCTGGGAAGTGAAGCCAGCAGGTACAATGGAGGAGTTCAGTAGCAAGGTGCTTCGTCAAGGCGATAGCGTTACTCTCGATTTTGGAGATCATCAGGTGGGCTACGTTACGCTTTCAATACGCAATATCGACAGCAACGCGGATGCACCGCTCCGTTTGAAGCTGATTTTTGGGGAAATGCCTTGTGAAATTGGCGAGGATTTTGCGGATTATAGCGGCTGGCTCAGTCGCTCCTGGCTGCAGGAGGAGATCATCCATGTTGATGTACTTCCAGGTGTTGTTACGCTGCCTCGAAGGTATACCTTTAGATATATGAAAATAGTTGTGCTCGCAACTTCAATTCGCTACCATGTTAGCTTTCCCGAAATCTATTGTGAAACGGTGACCTCGGCTAACGTTTTGCAAATAGCTCCGTTGCCTGCTCATGTTCCGGAAGATTTGCAGCAAATGGATCGCATAGCCATAAAAACGCTGCAGGATTGTATGCAGACTGTATTTGAGGATGGGCCTAAACGTGACAGACGGCTGTGGATCGGTGATTTGCGGTTGCAGGCGCTGGTGAATTATGAGACGTTTCAAAATAATGATTTGGTGAAGCGTTGCTTGTATTTGTTTGCGGGCATGAGGCTGGAGGATGGACAGGTAGGCGCTTGTTTGTATGAGAAGCCGCAGCCGTTTATCGATGATATCTATCTGTATGACTACTCGCTGTTTTTTGTTTCTACTTTATATGACTATTATTCAGCTACACAAGATCGTCAGACGCTGCTGGAGCTATGGGTGGTAGCTGTCGAACAAATGGAAATTGCCTTGAAGCGGCTGAATGCTAAAGGTATTGTACAGGATGATGACACATGGTATTGCTTCCTCGATTGGCATGATGATTTGAATAAGCAGGCTGGCGCACAGGCTGCTCTTATCTATAACCTAAAGCGGGGCTTGCTGCTTGCCAATGAACTTGGCGATATAGATCGCTCGGTTTTTATTCAATCTGCAATCGAAAGCGCATCAGCGGCGGCAATGGACATTTTATGGGACACAGATCGCCAGTTTTTTGTTAGCGGAGAAAGCAGGCAGGTGTCCTGGGCATCACAAATTTGGATGGCGCTGGCGGAGGTGCTAGATGAACAAGCCAACGCTGAGCTGTTGGAGCGTTTAATAAAAGAAAACCCGGAAATCGGTATGTCCACTCCGTATTTGTATCACCATTTTATTGAAGCACTTGTGCTGTGCGGAAAACGGGAGGAAGCATTCAAGCAAATGCGGAACTACTGGGGCGGGATGATAGCTGATGGAGCAGACACGTTCTGGGAGCTTTACAATCCGGCGGATAAGCGTCTTTCGCCTTATGGCAGCAATCTGGTCAACAGTTATTGCCACGCCTGGAGCTGTACGCCGAGTTATTTTATTCGGAAGTATTTTGTGAATGGGGAAGGCATGTAA
- a CDS encoding carbohydrate ABC transporter permease — translation MLAKLTRKTLVQLLVIVVMALNLIPLIIALSTSLRDPSNNTNPLNMFQSISFESYRVAFERMLFPQALLNSVILTGISVIFVVLFAAMASYPMARLKTKWSKFLYLFFLSGLVIPAQMVLIPVVQMINALHIPTNQYTPILMFITCSLPFSTFLYTGFIRSGVPEEVEEAAHIDGAGLFRRFWSVVFPLLIPVTVSVIITQGVWIWNDYFFNMIFISGAGDSPLPLAMLGFLGDQQNPTQWNVLFAACFLCALPLLILFLFLQKYFVGGMTVGAVKG, via the coding sequence ATGTTAGCCAAGCTTACTCGAAAAACGCTAGTTCAGCTGCTTGTCATCGTCGTTATGGCGCTAAATCTTATTCCACTGATTATTGCGTTGTCGACCTCGCTGCGTGATCCTAGCAATAATACTAATCCACTAAATATGTTTCAAAGTATTTCATTTGAAAGCTATCGGGTTGCCTTTGAACGAATGCTGTTTCCGCAAGCGTTGCTTAACAGCGTTATTTTAACAGGAATCTCAGTGATCTTTGTTGTACTGTTTGCCGCAATGGCATCGTATCCAATGGCTAGGTTAAAGACGAAATGGAGTAAATTTCTTTATTTGTTTTTTCTCTCGGGGCTTGTCATTCCGGCTCAAATGGTGCTGATCCCAGTCGTGCAAATGATTAACGCGCTTCATATTCCAACGAATCAATACACACCGATTCTTATGTTTATTACTTGCAGTCTTCCTTTTTCAACCTTTCTATACACCGGTTTTATTCGCAGCGGCGTTCCAGAAGAGGTGGAGGAGGCAGCACATATCGATGGAGCGGGGCTATTCCGTCGTTTCTGGTCCGTTGTATTTCCGTTGCTTATTCCGGTTACGGTGTCAGTTATTATTACGCAGGGCGTATGGATTTGGAATGACTATTTTTTCAATATGATCTTTATTTCGGGAGCGGGCGATTCGCCACTGCCGCTTGCTATGCTGGGCTTTTTGGGCGATCAGCAAAACCCGACCCAATGGAATGTGCTGTTCGCAGCCTGCTTCCTTTGCGCGCTTCCATTGCTGATTTTGTTTCTGTTCCTGCAAAAATATTTTGTTGGCGGCATGACAGTCGGAGCAGTAAAAGGGTAA
- a CDS encoding sugar ABC transporter permease, translated as MNSTVMKKSMYLFAIPALIFYIILWIFPILRLFQYSITDYNGFSQDYSYIGFNNFKDLLNGDVLGVSLKNTLLYTLITVVFGNLIGLALALLLNMKIRGKGIYRSLAYIPTLFSAIVVGFLWSYVYMPDYGLISTFLDKIGINNDNLNFLGNYSSALYAIILVEIWKNIGTTMIVFLAGLQTVPNDLLEAGKMDGCGPWRLLQHVKIPLLATAITINVTLSLINGLKAFDFPFIMTNGGPGTATNTLIFSIYKMAFTEQLFGKASALGVISFAVIIVITAVFVVRMNKREVSA; from the coding sequence ATGAACTCAACTGTAATGAAGAAGTCGATGTATTTATTTGCAATACCGGCTCTCATTTTTTATATCATTTTATGGATTTTCCCTATTCTCAGATTATTTCAATACAGTATAACGGATTATAATGGCTTCTCACAGGATTATAGCTACATCGGCTTTAATAATTTCAAGGATCTGCTGAATGGCGATGTTCTTGGCGTTTCCTTAAAAAATACACTCCTCTATACGCTGATCACGGTTGTGTTCGGAAATTTGATTGGACTTGCGCTCGCGCTATTGCTAAACATGAAAATTAGAGGCAAAGGGATTTATCGCTCGCTGGCTTATATTCCGACGTTGTTCAGTGCAATCGTAGTAGGCTTTCTATGGAGCTACGTCTATATGCCGGATTACGGATTAATCTCTACCTTTCTTGATAAAATCGGAATCAACAACGATAACCTGAACTTTCTAGGTAATTATTCATCGGCCTTATATGCGATTATTTTGGTTGAAATATGGAAAAATATAGGTACGACAATGATCGTCTTTCTGGCAGGCTTGCAGACGGTACCTAACGATTTGCTGGAGGCTGGAAAAATGGATGGCTGTGGGCCGTGGCGCCTGCTGCAGCATGTGAAAATTCCGTTGCTTGCTACCGCAATTACGATCAATGTTACGCTAAGCCTGATCAATGGACTTAAAGCGTTCGATTTTCCCTTCATCATGACGAATGGCGGACCAGGAACAGCGACGAATACACTTATTTTCTCGATTTACAAAATGGCGTTTACCGAGCAGTTGTTCGGCAAGGCATCCGCGCTTGGCGTTATTTCGTTCGCCGTTATTATTGTCATTACAGCGGTGTTCGTTGTACGCATGAATAAACGGGAGGTGTCAGCATAA
- a CDS encoding extracellular solute-binding protein: protein MERAKTIWLAALVLVVIMLSACGSNNGGSATTEPAASSGTAAVETNASEPVTLTMMLSGNKATDGEDFELDVLPRLVKEKFPNITLEVQKLPDDQYNTSVRTKLAAGKGPDIFWIFPKNAAGGVIDFAKAGFAADLSDLAFWDNIGKGAKEDMSYEGKPYGVAEGLDFLGVYYNKEMLEQVGVSEFPQDWPSFLELCQKLKDAGITPIALGDKDPWVIQFGMYPIAANVVYPDEMDFDVKVQNGEKSLNDPKWVKTISMYKELYDKGYVVKNSLGVGSAQAAQLFIDGKAAMSFTGTWDYPSMSAKGAAEFTRGFASLPGNEAGKPLYVSASTSAGYALNAKSQNLDNAKQVLNYLFDGHSDLFKAFVDSNSSISVYKGVELSNELFKSVNDNYQKNGKSVYFSNQMWPAGVSDVMQSKFSEIIGGKNTTPEEVAKAMDDKFKELWKNK from the coding sequence ATGGAACGTGCAAAAACAATTTGGCTTGCTGCGCTGGTACTCGTAGTAATCATGCTGAGCGCATGTGGAAGCAACAACGGAGGAAGCGCAACAACGGAGCCGGCTGCGAGTAGTGGAACTGCCGCGGTAGAGACCAATGCCTCGGAACCAGTCACCTTAACGATGATGCTGTCCGGCAATAAAGCGACCGATGGTGAGGATTTTGAGCTTGATGTACTGCCGCGACTGGTGAAGGAGAAATTCCCTAACATTACGCTAGAGGTTCAGAAGCTGCCGGATGATCAATATAATACGTCGGTTCGGACGAAGCTGGCAGCTGGCAAGGGTCCTGATATTTTCTGGATTTTCCCGAAAAATGCGGCTGGCGGCGTCATTGATTTTGCTAAGGCAGGCTTTGCGGCAGACCTTTCTGATCTGGCCTTTTGGGATAACATAGGCAAGGGAGCAAAGGAAGATATGTCCTACGAGGGTAAGCCCTATGGTGTAGCAGAGGGGCTGGATTTTCTAGGTGTCTATTATAATAAGGAAATGCTGGAGCAGGTTGGCGTTTCGGAGTTTCCACAGGACTGGCCTTCGTTTCTTGAACTGTGCCAGAAGCTGAAGGATGCGGGCATTACTCCGATTGCACTTGGTGATAAAGATCCATGGGTCATCCAGTTCGGTATGTACCCGATCGCAGCTAACGTAGTATACCCAGATGAAATGGACTTTGATGTAAAGGTGCAAAATGGCGAAAAATCGCTTAACGATCCGAAGTGGGTCAAAACCATTTCCATGTACAAAGAGCTGTACGATAAAGGTTATGTCGTTAAAAACTCTCTTGGTGTAGGCAGTGCCCAAGCTGCTCAGTTGTTTATTGACGGAAAGGCTGCCATGTCCTTCACTGGAACTTGGGATTATCCGTCAATGAGCGCTAAAGGAGCTGCTGAATTTACTCGCGGCTTCGCATCGCTGCCAGGCAATGAAGCTGGCAAGCCGCTGTACGTATCCGCATCGACATCTGCAGGCTACGCATTGAATGCGAAATCGCAAAATCTTGACAATGCGAAGCAAGTGCTGAACTACCTGTTCGATGGGCATTCTGATCTGTTTAAAGCATTCGTAGACTCGAATAGCTCGATCAGTGTATACAAAGGTGTAGAGCTCAGCAACGAACTGTTCAAGTCGGTTAATGACAACTATCAGAAAAACGGCAAATCCGTTTACTTCAGCAACCAAATGTGGCCGGCAGGGGTGTCCGATGTGATGCAGTCGAAATTTTCCGAAATTATCGGCGGTAAAAATACGACACCAGAAGAAGTGGCGAAAGCAATGGATGACAAATTCAAGGAGCTTTGGAAAAATAAATAA
- a CDS encoding sensor histidine kinase, whose translation MLFFNIKTKLFLVFVLVSIAPIIVVSISSYRSYTRLVNEQTSYVAATTIQNSVKSIEDILQNIDRISITLLQQSSSTTVYNTVSDELRALNKTNDQYEIFITRARLKLIFENILLGYNYINGIYLFTPDGKSISYGNEMKLDYTPLQDPWYIGTIHLKGGLYIGEVGSKPYMLSAKPSISFSRALYDPNSNEFLGVFMLDCSMDLFSGLNQNPAPGLSNIYLADGQGSIIYESASRTAGGKLPPLLQKQLGSLTGSLQQFNDSGILTVIQKVPSNDWSVIASISVDKLYQEYGISQKLVIYVAASCSAIFLLVSFVLSNLITKPIIRLAKIMRKNKTQRFVPIHADARRVDEIGILYHEFDKMIRDIDTHIRESYQNRILSLDSQMKALEAQINSHFLYNTLESINSIAEIEEVESIVVITKALGDMFRYSIKTDSELVKAEEEVQHVDNYMAIQQIRYGDKISFYKHIDPQILELRMLKLLLQPLIENALYHGLEKKRGKGSITLKGWLEEERVTLQIIDDGVGMTPQQLEELQRLLSEPPEFVSLGQRSKQSIGIKNVHSRIVLYYGHEYGLETKSVKDEGTTITISIPANRIKGG comes from the coding sequence ATGCTTTTTTTTAATATTAAAACAAAATTATTTCTTGTGTTCGTGCTCGTCTCCATTGCCCCTATCATTGTTGTATCGATAAGCTCTTATCGAAGTTATACCAGGCTTGTCAACGAACAAACCTCATATGTCGCAGCAACAACGATCCAAAATTCAGTGAAGAGCATCGAGGACATTTTGCAAAATATTGATCGTATCTCAATCACTTTACTGCAGCAGTCATCGTCGACTACCGTGTATAACACCGTTAGCGATGAGCTGAGAGCACTGAATAAAACAAACGATCAATACGAAATTTTTATTACCCGAGCTCGACTCAAGCTTATTTTTGAAAACATTTTACTTGGTTATAATTACATTAATGGCATTTATTTATTTACACCGGATGGAAAATCGATTAGCTACGGCAATGAAATGAAGCTGGATTATACACCACTTCAAGATCCGTGGTACATTGGTACGATTCATTTAAAGGGTGGCCTATACATCGGAGAGGTTGGCAGCAAGCCATATATGCTTAGCGCCAAACCATCCATCAGCTTCTCGCGCGCACTCTACGATCCGAACAGCAACGAGTTTCTTGGCGTGTTTATGCTTGATTGCAGCATGGATTTATTTTCGGGCCTCAATCAGAATCCCGCGCCTGGCTTATCCAATATTTATTTGGCTGATGGACAAGGCAGCATCATTTATGAAAGCGCAAGCAGAACAGCAGGAGGGAAGCTCCCTCCCCTGCTTCAAAAGCAGCTTGGTAGCCTGACCGGCTCGCTCCAGCAATTCAATGACTCCGGCATCTTGACAGTTATTCAGAAGGTTCCGAGCAACGATTGGAGCGTTATCGCTAGCATTTCGGTGGACAAGCTATACCAGGAATATGGCATTTCGCAAAAGCTAGTTATTTATGTAGCGGCTAGTTGCTCTGCTATCTTTCTGCTAGTATCTTTCGTTCTTTCCAATCTTATTACGAAGCCGATTATTCGACTGGCGAAAATTATGCGTAAAAATAAAACACAGCGCTTCGTCCCCATCCACGCGGACGCCAGGCGGGTAGATGAAATTGGGATCCTGTATCACGAATTTGATAAAATGATCCGTGATATTGACACGCATATACGCGAGAGCTACCAGAATCGGATTTTATCGTTGGATTCTCAAATGAAAGCGCTCGAAGCCCAAATTAACTCGCACTTCCTATACAACACGCTGGAGTCCATTAATAGCATAGCTGAAATCGAAGAGGTTGAGAGCATCGTAGTCATAACGAAGGCGCTGGGTGATATGTTCAGATACAGCATCAAAACCGACAGCGAGCTCGTTAAAGCGGAAGAGGAGGTGCAGCATGTTGACAATTATATGGCGATTCAGCAAATTCGATATGGCGACAAAATCTCCTTTTACAAACACATTGATCCACAAATTCTTGAGCTGCGTATGCTTAAGCTGCTGCTTCAGCCACTTATTGAGAATGCCCTTTACCATGGACTTGAGAAAAAGCGCGGTAAAGGAAGCATCACGCTCAAAGGCTGGCTAGAGGAGGAGAGAGTTACGCTTCAAATTATTGATGATGGCGTAGGAATGACGCCTCAACAGCTTGAGGAGCTTCAGAGGTTACTGTCCGAGCCGCCCGAATTCGTCTCTCTAGGGCAACGAAGCAAACAAAGCATCGGCATTAAAAATGTACATTCCAGAATCGTCCTCTACTATGGCCACGAATACGGACTGGAAACAAAAAGCGTTAAGGATGAGGGCACTACGATTACCATTTCCATACCAGCAAACCGAATTAAAGGAGGATAA